The DNA segment TCTTCGGCGAGGCCGTCACCACCTGGGAGGACGAGCACGGCCAATGGGACATGGTCCTGCTCAAGCTGCCGGACTGACGACCCCCCGGCGCTCGCCGGAGGTCACCCTCCGGCCAGTCCTGACGACGCCCGGACGACGAGTCCCGTCGGGAGGGTGACCTCACGCTCCCTCACCGTCGACGCCGGCTTGCCCGCTCGCAGCAGGACCTCCAGCGCGGCGGCGCCCGCCCGGCCCTTCGGCACCGCGACGGTGGTCAGCGGCGGATGGCTCATCGCGGCCAGGCTGATGTCGTCGTAGCCCACCACGCTGATCTGATCGGGAACGGACACGCCCCGAGCGGCGAGGCGGTGCAGCAGGCCCATCGCGACCAGATCGTTGTACGCCAGGACCGCCGTGGCCGGACTGGCCAGCACCAGATCGCCCGCGAGCACGCCGCCCTCGAACGTCGGCGCCACCGAGCCGAACCGCAGAATCTCGTACTCCCCCAGCGCGGACAGTCTCTGGTGCCCGGCCCACGACTCGTCCGGCCCGGCCAGGAACGCGATCTGCCGATGCCCGAGCGCCCGCAGGTGGTCGATCGCCTGACGGGTGCCCGCGGCGATGTCGGCCGAGATCGACAGCATGCCCGGAACCTGCCGATGCACCAGAACCGTGGTGTCCGGGTCGGCGGCCTCCAGCAGCTCGGCGTCGGTGGCCCGCGGCGAGCACAGCAGCACCCCGTCGGTGTTGCGGCCCAGCATGGCGAGCGCCTCCAGCTCGGCCGACACGTCCTCGTCGGTGTCGGTGATGAACACGCCGCAGTCGACCGCCCGCGCCCGGGCCGTCACACCCTTGGCGACATCGGCGAAGAACGGGTTACGCAGATCGGGGACGATCAGGCCGTAGTTCCCGGTACGCCCGGTGATCAGCCCTCGGGCCGTCCGGTTGGGCCGGTAACCCAGCCGCTCCGCCGCGGCGATCACGGTCGCCCTGG comes from the Actinoplanes sp. OR16 genome and includes:
- a CDS encoding LacI family DNA-binding transcriptional regulator, coding for MRTTVHDVADAAGVSVSTVSRALTGGSVSPATRATVIAAAERLGYRPNRTARGLITGRTGNYGLIVPDLRNPFFADVAKGVTARARAVDCGVFITDTDEDVSAELEALAMLGRNTDGVLLCSPRATDAELLEAADPDTTVLVHRQVPGMLSISADIAAGTRQAIDHLRALGHRQIAFLAGPDESWAGHQRLSALGEYEILRFGSVAPTFEGGVLAGDLVLASPATAVLAYNDLVAMGLLHRLAARGVSVPDQISVVGYDDISLAAMSHPPLTTVAVPKGRAGAAALEVLLRAGKPASTVREREVTLPTGLVVRASSGLAGG